Proteins encoded by one window of Vitis vinifera cultivar Pinot Noir 40024 chromosome 10, ASM3070453v1:
- the LOC132254405 gene encoding uncharacterized protein LOC132254405 yields MSHQRGRVQIVSLKDELDNLQQLLNIQPAATTTPSSSDPSDSSDPSVVGSSSSKKRTRDLTRNLDLLSMKPGEKKTTRFNTRGQVVYDGKGERLSSYMGTLVRSQHNVPIQVQDWNHVSEDVKEKIWALVLEKYELDETCKSYILQCCGNLFRSYRNKMKAKYYNPYNTDEERLCHRPPHLSDDDWRWLIHFWGTPEAKVKIMIFS; encoded by the exons ATGTCACATCAAAGAGGAAGAGTACAAATAGTGTCTCTAAAAGATGAGTTGGACAATCTACAACAACTCTTAAACATACAACCTGCTGCAACTACTACTCCTAGTAGTTCTGATCCTTCTGATTCTTCAGATCCTTCTGTTGTTG GTTCATCCTCTAGCAAAAAGAGGACACGTGACCTAACACGTAACTTAGATTTACTTAGTATGAAACctggggaaaaaaaaactacacgATTCAATACCAGAGGGCAAGTTGTTTATGATGGAAAAGGGGAAAGATTGTCAAGCTATATGGGAACATTGGTGCGATCTCAACACAATGTACCCATCCAAGTTCAAGATTGGAATCATGTTAGTGAAGATGTGAAGGAAAAGATTTGGGCCTTAGTATTG GAAAAATATGAACTAGATGAAACATGTAAGAGCTACATTCTTCAATGTTGTGGAAATTTGTTTAGAAgctatagaaataaaatgaaggccAAGTATTATAACCCTTATAATACAGATGAGGAGAGATTGTGCCATCGACCTCCACACTTATCAGATGATGATTGGAGGTGGCTCATCCACTTTTGGGGTACACCTGAGGCCAAGGTAAAGATAATGATATTTTCTTGA
- the LOC132254406 gene encoding uncharacterized protein LOC132254406 has product MFALTHTRKDGMPVDDHSKEIMDQFQQLLSQPEGTSSSTSASSGTSTSVASTYVDEIYTQVMGPERHGRVRGYGFGHTPTSIFGSTNRRRSGVILSTQLENAQEMLIAAEQKFTTATEELSNVKYELSHVKETFEERLIEVQKKTREEVKEEFEEKMMEMQIKMQAQIQEQMMQMMQQFQQKQ; this is encoded by the exons ATGTTTGCCCTGACACACACAAGAAAAGATGGGATGCCTGTTGATGATCATTCTAAGGAGATTATG GATCAATTTCAACAATTACTATCCCAACCTGAGGGGacatcttcttctacttctgcATCATCTGGAACATCTACATCTGTAGCATCTACATATGTAGATGAGATATATACTCAAGTCATGGGTCCAGAGAGGCATGGTCGTGTTCGAGGGTATGGATTTGGTCATACTCCTACCTCAATCTTTGGTTCTACTAATAGAAGGCGATCAGGAGTTATTCTTTCAACACAACTTGAAAACGCCCAAGAGATGCTAATAGCTGCAGAACAAAAGTTTACAACTGCAACTGAAGAACTCTCAAATGTGAAATATGAACTCTCACAtgtgaaagaaacatttgaagagAGGTTGATAGAAGTTCAAAAGAAGACACGggaagaagtgaaagaagagtttgaagaaaaaatgatggaaatgcaAATAAAAATGCAAGCACAAATTCAAGAACAGATGATGCAAATGATGCAACAATTTCAGCAAAAGCAgtag